From the genome of Pseudomonas sp. AB6, one region includes:
- a CDS encoding response regulator has translation MSSDAENVVLIVEDEPLILMLLADYLSGEGYKVLQAENGEQAFEILATKPHLDLMITDYRLPGGISGVMIAEPAVKLRPELKVIFISGYPAEITESGSPIALRAPILTKPFTMERLHSQIKSLLI, from the coding sequence ATGAGTTCTGATGCAGAAAATGTCGTACTTATTGTCGAAGACGAGCCGCTGATTTTAATGCTGCTCGCCGACTACCTATCTGGGGAAGGTTATAAAGTTTTGCAAGCTGAAAATGGGGAGCAAGCGTTCGAAATTCTGGCGACTAAACCTCATTTGGACTTGATGATTACCGATTACCGCTTACCGGGCGGTATATCCGGTGTGATGATCGCCGAACCTGCGGTCAAGCTGCGACCTGAACTCAAAGTTATATTCATCAGTGGTTACCCTGCTGAGATTACTGAGTCTGGAAGCCCCATTGCTTTACGAGCACCGATCCTGACCAAGCCCTTTACTATGGAACGGCTGCATAGCCAGATTAAAAGTTTGTTGATTTAA
- a CDS encoding glycosyltransferase — MSLYQPSTPTHVLIIGYVWPEPRSSAASGHMMQIIDCFLEQGWQITFTSPAAAGEHKADLSALGICEITIELNNSSFDTFITELNPDIVLFDRFMMEEQFGWRVEKHCPNALRILETADLQCLRDARHQLLKDHLKNNSEPDDLTEFFGSLSHGILQPMADSDVAKREIASLYRSDLNLIISDVEIDLLTDHLNVPQSLLHWCPFMLADIPSQGPAFDERAHFLTIGNFRHAPNWDAVLWLKTAIWPLIRQQLPSAQLHIYGAYTPPKATALHNAAQGFHVMNWAEDALEVMSGARICLAPLRFGAGIKGKLLDAMLCGTPSVTTPIGAEAMHGELPWPGAVASSANEIAAAAVELYRDETLWNVAQAKGWALVAARYRHQQHCASLITRIEECRKNLQQQRSENFTGAMLRHHLHKSTQYMAQWIEAKNRNAH; from the coding sequence ATGAGCCTGTACCAGCCGAGCACTCCCACGCACGTGCTCATCATCGGTTATGTCTGGCCCGAACCGCGTTCCTCGGCAGCCAGTGGGCACATGATGCAAATCATCGACTGTTTTTTGGAGCAAGGCTGGCAGATCACCTTCACCAGTCCTGCTGCTGCAGGTGAGCACAAAGCTGATCTTTCGGCGCTGGGCATTTGTGAAATCACGATCGAGCTCAACAACAGCAGCTTCGATACATTTATCACCGAGCTTAATCCTGACATCGTATTGTTTGATCGCTTCATGATGGAGGAGCAATTCGGCTGGCGCGTTGAGAAGCACTGTCCGAATGCACTGCGGATTTTAGAGACCGCCGACTTGCAATGCCTACGCGACGCACGTCATCAGCTGCTCAAAGATCACCTCAAGAACAACTCAGAGCCTGATGATTTAACTGAATTTTTCGGATCTCTTTCCCACGGCATTCTGCAACCGATGGCGGACAGTGACGTCGCTAAACGGGAAATCGCCTCGCTTTATCGCTCTGACCTCAACCTGATCATCTCCGACGTAGAAATCGACCTGCTTACAGATCACTTAAATGTTCCACAATCATTGCTGCACTGGTGCCCGTTCATGCTGGCTGACATTCCCAGCCAAGGGCCAGCGTTCGATGAACGTGCGCACTTCCTCACTATCGGCAACTTCCGGCATGCGCCTAACTGGGACGCGGTGCTGTGGCTGAAAACTGCAATTTGGCCATTGATTCGCCAACAGCTGCCGTCTGCGCAACTGCATATCTACGGCGCCTACACCCCACCCAAAGCCACCGCCCTGCACAATGCTGCGCAGGGTTTTCATGTGATGAACTGGGCCGAGGATGCGCTGGAAGTCATGTCCGGCGCCCGCATCTGCCTGGCACCCCTGCGCTTTGGCGCCGGCATCAAGGGCAAACTCCTCGACGCCATGCTCTGCGGCACGCCTAGCGTCACCACGCCCATTGGCGCCGAGGCCATGCACGGCGAACTGCCATGGCCCGGCGCAGTCGCCAGCAGCGCCAACGAGATTGCCGCTGCCGCCGTCGAACTGTATCGCGATGAAACTCTATGGAACGTAGCGCAGGCAAAAGGTTGGGCATTGGTGGCTGCGCGTTATCGCCATCAGCAACACTGCGCTAGTTTGATAACCCGCATCGAAGAGTGTCGAAAAAACCTGCAACAACAGCGCTCAGAGAACTTTACCGGCGCCATGCTCCGTCATCACCTTCACAAAAGTACCCAGTACATGGCGCAGTGGATTGAGGCGAAGAATCGGAACGCTCATTGA
- a CDS encoding response regulator, whose amino-acid sequence MSTGASTILVVEDDHIVRMLIVDVLEELKYTVFEAADAESALEQLSDPEKTFDLLMTDQGLPDMKGVDLANAALALRPALPVLFASGYSENIDVPKGMHMIGKPFSIDQLRDKVRKILSPTH is encoded by the coding sequence ATGTCCACAGGCGCCAGCACCATCCTTGTAGTGGAAGACGATCACATTGTGCGCATGTTGATTGTAGATGTGCTGGAGGAGCTGAAATACACCGTATTCGAAGCAGCTGACGCTGAATCTGCTCTTGAGCAGCTGAGTGATCCTGAAAAAACCTTTGATTTACTTATGACCGATCAGGGTCTGCCAGACATGAAGGGCGTTGACCTTGCCAACGCTGCTTTGGCATTGCGCCCGGCGTTGCCGGTCTTGTTCGCCAGTGGTTATTCGGAGAACATTGACGTGCCCAAAGGCATGCACATGATCGGCAAACCTTTTTCGATTGACCAACTGCGCGATAAGGTCAGGAAAATTCTGAGCCCTACCCATTGA
- a CDS encoding protein-glutamate O-methyltransferase CheR has translation MPHERNAEIELRLLIEAIYLKYSYDFRDYSGASVKRRVNHALIQFGCKTISALQERVLHDPTAFLQLLQYLTIPVSEMFRDPAHFLAIRQEVVPLLKTYPSIKIWIAGCSTGEEVYSMAILLREEGLLERTIIYATDINPRSLEKAKQGIFALENIRAYTENYRKAGGEQMFSDYYTAAYDYAIFDKTLRENVTFADHSLATDSVFSETQLISCRNVLIYFNKKLQDRAFGLFHDSLCHRGFLVLGSKETLDFSGYSKSFEALVKQERIYRKS, from the coding sequence ATGCCTCATGAACGGAATGCTGAAATTGAATTGCGTCTACTGATTGAGGCCATTTACCTCAAATATAGCTATGACTTTCGCGATTATTCCGGTGCTTCAGTCAAGCGACGGGTCAACCATGCATTGATCCAGTTCGGCTGCAAAACCATTTCGGCGTTACAAGAAAGGGTGCTGCATGATCCGACCGCATTTCTGCAATTGCTGCAGTATCTGACGATTCCTGTTAGCGAAATGTTTCGCGACCCGGCGCATTTTTTAGCCATTCGCCAGGAAGTCGTGCCGCTACTAAAAACCTATCCGTCTATTAAAATCTGGATTGCGGGCTGCAGCACTGGCGAAGAGGTTTACTCCATGGCCATTTTGCTGCGTGAGGAAGGCTTGCTTGAACGAACCATAATCTATGCCACTGACATTAATCCCCGCTCGTTGGAAAAGGCCAAACAAGGCATTTTCGCTTTAGAAAATATTCGGGCGTACACCGAGAACTATCGAAAGGCCGGCGGCGAGCAGATGTTTTCCGATTACTACACGGCGGCGTATGATTACGCGATTTTCGACAAGACCTTGCGGGAGAACGTGACGTTTGCTGACCACAGCTTGGCCACTGACAGCGTATTTTCAGAAACTCAGTTGATTTCCTGTCGGAACGTACTGATCTATTTCAATAAAAAATTGCAGGACCGGGCGTTCGGGTTGTTCCATGATTCGCTGTGTCATCGCGGGTTTCTAGTGCTGGGAAGTAAAGAGACGCTCGACTTTTCGGGGTATAGCAAAAGCTTCGAGGCCTTAGTCAAACAGGAACGGATCTACCGTAAATCATGA
- a CDS encoding Hcp family type VI secretion system effector, with the protein MPTPAYLTIVGTKQGLITEGTFTAPSVGNIYQEGHEDQILVQAFAHQIIIPRDPQSGQPTGQRVHKPLMITKVFDKSSPLIFTALTTGEMLTKCRLEWFRTSASGAQEHYFTIELEDALIVDVNSRMPNCQDPSQSHFTHLEDVYFTYRKIIWTHEVSGTSGSDDWRIPVAG; encoded by the coding sequence ATGCCAACACCCGCTTATTTAACCATCGTAGGCACCAAGCAAGGTCTGATCACCGAAGGTACTTTCACGGCCCCCTCGGTTGGCAACATCTACCAAGAAGGTCATGAAGACCAAATCCTGGTACAAGCCTTCGCCCATCAAATTATTATCCCGCGCGACCCTCAGTCCGGCCAACCCACTGGCCAGCGTGTACATAAACCGCTGATGATCACCAAGGTATTCGACAAATCCTCGCCTTTGATTTTTACTGCATTGACTACTGGCGAAATGCTGACCAAATGCCGTCTGGAGTGGTTTCGCACCTCAGCGTCCGGCGCCCAGGAGCACTACTTCACTATCGAGCTGGAAGACGCTCTGATTGTTGACGTCAACTCGCGGATGCCGAACTGCCAAGACCCAAGCCAGTCGCATTTCACCCACCTTGAAGACGTTTACTTCACCTACCGCAAAATTATCTGGACACACGAAGTCAGCGGCACTTCAGGTTCAGATGATTGGCGCATCCCCGTCGCGGGCTAA
- a CDS encoding hybrid sensor histidine kinase/response regulator, giving the protein MLSEVQAKLLIVDDLPENLLALEALIKREDRAVYKALSADEALSLLLQHEFALAILDVQMPGMNGFELAELMRGTEKTKNIPIVFVSAAGRELNYAFKGYESGAVDFLHKPLDIHAVKSKVNVFVDLFRQRKAMKQQVDALEQSRQEQEALLTELQTTQNELKHAVRMRDDFMSIVSHEVRTPLNGLILETQLRKLHLAKDNTAAFTLDKLRAMVDRDERQIQSLIRLIEDMLDVSRIRTGKLSIRPSRFDLVQLVTKLLENFSAQIAAAESIVSLTAGSPVVGTWDEFRIEQVVANLLTNALRYGARKPISVSVYSQDGQARVEVLDQGIGVSAENQKRIFQQFERVSAKHAIAGLGLGLFISEQIVTAHAGTITVESEEGAGALFRVSLPL; this is encoded by the coding sequence ATGCTAAGTGAAGTACAAGCCAAACTGCTGATCGTTGATGATCTGCCAGAAAACCTGTTGGCCCTTGAAGCGCTGATCAAGCGCGAAGACCGAGCGGTCTATAAAGCCTTGTCTGCCGATGAGGCGCTGTCATTGCTGCTACAACATGAATTTGCGTTAGCCATTCTTGATGTCCAAATGCCGGGAATGAACGGTTTTGAACTGGCAGAACTGATGCGTGGCACCGAAAAAACGAAAAACATTCCGATCGTCTTCGTTAGCGCCGCCGGCCGTGAGCTGAACTATGCATTCAAAGGCTACGAAAGTGGAGCTGTAGATTTTTTGCACAAGCCGCTGGATATTCACGCAGTGAAAAGCAAGGTCAATGTATTCGTTGACCTCTTTCGGCAACGTAAAGCCATGAAACAACAGGTCGACGCTCTAGAACAAAGCCGCCAGGAACAAGAGGCTTTGCTCACAGAACTCCAGACCACGCAGAATGAGTTGAAGCATGCTGTACGAATGCGCGATGACTTCATGTCGATTGTTTCTCATGAGGTGCGTACGCCGCTGAACGGATTGATTCTGGAAACCCAGCTGCGCAAGTTGCACTTGGCTAAAGACAACACTGCAGCGTTTACCCTGGATAAGCTGCGGGCGATGGTCGACCGGGATGAGCGGCAGATTCAAAGCCTGATCAGGCTCATTGAAGACATGCTTGATGTCTCGCGTATCCGTACCGGAAAACTATCGATTCGTCCTAGTCGATTTGATCTGGTGCAACTGGTCACCAAACTGCTTGAGAATTTTTCTGCCCAAATTGCCGCTGCTGAATCCATCGTGTCACTGACGGCGGGTTCACCCGTCGTAGGTACATGGGATGAATTTCGTATCGAGCAAGTGGTTGCTAACCTGCTGACTAACGCATTGCGCTACGGAGCGAGAAAACCCATCAGCGTTAGCGTTTATAGCCAGGACGGGCAAGCGAGGGTAGAGGTTCTGGATCAGGGTATTGGGGTCAGTGCAGAAAATCAGAAGCGGATTTTTCAGCAATTCGAACGCGTATCGGCTAAACACGCTATAGCCGGTTTGGGTTTGGGGTTGTTCATCTCAGAACAGATTGTCACCGCACACGCGGGCACAATTACTGTTGAGAGTGAGGAGGGCGCTGGAGCTTTGTTTCGGGTCAGTCTACCGCTGTGA
- a CDS encoding chemotaxis protein CheB has protein sequence MIHENALSVSGGPLPIVDAIVIGASAGGVEALLKIFSALAPGYGLPIIVVLHLPDERRSRLVAVFQQHLEMEVKEVADKELIASGTLYFATPGYHVSVERDLSFSLSLEDRVHYSRPSIDILFESAADAYGQRLAGMLLTGANADGARGLAQIKQRGGFTVVQDPKTAQASVMPNSALALSVPDRILCLSDIGQLLVELERIAC, from the coding sequence ATGATCCATGAGAACGCTCTATCGGTTTCAGGCGGACCGCTGCCCATTGTTGATGCGATTGTCATCGGTGCATCGGCAGGTGGAGTTGAAGCCTTGCTAAAAATTTTTTCTGCGTTGGCACCCGGTTATGGTTTGCCGATCATCGTGGTATTACACCTACCCGATGAGCGCCGTAGCCGCCTGGTTGCGGTGTTTCAACAGCACCTAGAGATGGAGGTTAAAGAGGTCGCTGATAAGGAACTTATCGCGTCCGGCACGCTGTATTTCGCCACTCCCGGTTATCACGTGTCAGTGGAACGTGATCTCAGTTTTTCGCTGAGCCTTGAAGATCGTGTCCATTATTCTCGCCCCAGTATCGACATTCTTTTTGAGTCAGCCGCCGACGCGTATGGACAACGCCTGGCCGGGATGTTGCTCACCGGGGCTAACGCTGATGGGGCTCGCGGGCTGGCACAGATTAAACAAAGAGGGGGTTTTACGGTGGTTCAAGACCCTAAAACCGCGCAGGCGTCCGTTATGCCCAATTCCGCCCTGGCGCTGAGCGTGCCGGATCGCATTCTCTGTTTGAGTGATATCGGTCAACTGTTGGTCGAGCTGGAAAGAATCGCATGCTAA
- the cobF gene encoding precorrin-6A synthase (deacetylating) yields MKKILLIGIGAGHPEQITIQAVNAMNQTNVFFVLDKGYENDDLLRLRMDICERYIAHDNYRIVQVQDPVRLENLGSYEAGIEVWHEQRAVLFGQLIADEVGEGEVGGFLVWGDPSLYDSTLRILDRVLARGAQPFDYQVIPGITSVQALVAQHRVPLNRIGEPIHITTGRRLTQQDAHSIENVVVMLDAHCAFDRLTDSNLHIYWGAYLGTPDEILISGPLNDVSADIKRVRETARREKGWIMDTYLLRKPC; encoded by the coding sequence ATGAAAAAAATCCTGCTGATTGGTATTGGTGCCGGGCACCCGGAACAGATCACGATTCAGGCGGTGAACGCGATGAACCAGACGAATGTGTTCTTCGTGCTCGATAAGGGTTATGAAAATGACGATCTTTTGCGTTTGAGGATGGATATATGCGAGCGCTACATCGCTCACGATAATTACAGGATTGTGCAAGTGCAGGACCCAGTGCGGCTGGAAAATCTGGGGTCTTATGAAGCGGGCATTGAAGTCTGGCATGAGCAGCGAGCGGTGCTGTTCGGGCAACTCATCGCCGATGAAGTGGGCGAGGGTGAGGTGGGTGGTTTTTTGGTGTGGGGCGATCCATCACTCTACGACAGCACCCTGCGAATCCTTGACCGGGTCTTGGCACGCGGTGCTCAGCCATTCGATTATCAAGTCATTCCCGGGATTACCAGTGTGCAGGCACTGGTTGCTCAGCATCGTGTGCCGCTGAATCGTATTGGCGAGCCAATTCACATCACCACCGGACGCCGATTAACGCAGCAAGACGCCCACAGCATCGAAAATGTGGTGGTGATGCTCGACGCCCATTGTGCCTTTGATCGCCTGACCGACAGCAATTTGCACATTTATTGGGGGGCGTACCTGGGCACGCCGGATGAAATCCTGATCTCGGGACCGCTTAATGACGTCAGCGCTGACATCAAACGCGTCCGTGAAACGGCCAGACGCGAAAAAGGCTGGATCATGGATACGTATTTACTGCGCAAACCTTGCTGA
- a CDS encoding response regulator yields MNHPSSIDEQHFRKMLTRNISLPLGVGVLSAVFFIVLITYLLSTIQWVEHTDRVINNANRSLKLSVDMETGMRGFLLTGDEHFLDPYEVAKPAISNELKGLEELVADNPPQVDRFRRLSALQNDWNDFAQEMINLRRQNGDYQSAIRAGRGKRLSDEIRTEYEVAVQMEQQLRTSRNEDVTRTTILTVSLYLIFVLSISGLVAFVGRRDMLMLSGSYSDNLKLQEDHALRLQHVAWLRNGQSELAEQVLGQLTLNLLGRNVLQFFAQFLGTAVAAMYVRQENGGFRRIASYGFSREQEQHEQSIYSGEGVIGQAAQQDKIITLDEVPQDYFKVSSGLGEGSPRSVIVVPTSNDDEVNGVIELGFLRPLTERDVEFMQVISDNIGTSIEAARYRQRLQEVLAQTQQLNEELQVQQEELKTANEELEEQSRILKESQVHLETQQAELEQTNEQLAEQAQAMADQRDALDRNNEKLNNAQVELEARAHELQRSSKYKSEFLANMSHELRTPLNSSLILAKLLAENPTENLTAEQVKFAESIYSAGNDLLNLINDILDISKVEAGKLDMRPENTSVARLVEGLRGMFQPLANDKKLDFQVELQAGAPTMLFTDRQRLEQVLKNLLSNAVKFTERGSVSLIVSRQPGEGITFTVRDSGIGIAEEHQESIFEAFRQADGTTNRRYGGTGLGLSISRDLAGLLGGSITVTSAPEQGSIFTLVLPEQYVEQVQLQYGEQPAVIPVPPLLPVIVPATALVQEPVALFADDRHNAPFKSRCILVIEDEVRFAQILFDLAHELGYQCLVAHAADDGFNLAVQFVPDAILLDMRLPDHSGLTVLQRLKELAPTRHIPVHVISVEDRQEAAMHMGAIGYAVKPTTREELKDVFAKLEAKLTQKVKRILLVEDDALQRDSIARLIGDDDIEITAVGFAQDALSLLRDNIYDCMIIDLKLPDMLGNDLLKRMSTEDICAFPPVIVYTGRNLTRDEEAELLKYSRSIIIKGARSPERLLDEVTLFLHKVESKLSNERQKMLKTARSRDKVFEGRKILVVDDDVRNIFALTSALEHKGAVVEMARNGFEAIKKLGEVDDIDLVLMDVMMPEMDGYEATIEIRKNPRWRKLPIIAVTAKAMKDDQERCLQAGSNDYLAKPIDLDRLFSLIRVWLPKMERF; encoded by the coding sequence ATGAACCATCCGTCTTCGATTGACGAGCAACACTTTCGCAAAATGTTAACCCGAAATATCAGTTTACCTTTAGGCGTAGGGGTCCTGAGCGCCGTATTTTTTATCGTTTTAATTACGTATTTATTGTCAACAATTCAATGGGTTGAACATACCGATAGGGTTATCAACAACGCTAACCGCTCTTTAAAGCTGTCGGTGGACATGGAGACCGGGATGCGCGGTTTCCTGTTGACCGGCGATGAGCATTTTCTAGATCCCTATGAGGTCGCTAAGCCTGCAATAAGCAATGAGCTTAAAGGGCTTGAGGAACTTGTCGCCGATAACCCTCCTCAAGTTGATCGTTTCAGGCGCCTGTCTGCTCTGCAGAACGACTGGAATGATTTTGCCCAGGAAATGATCAATCTACGCCGCCAAAACGGAGACTATCAAAGCGCCATCCGAGCTGGGCGCGGCAAGCGGTTGTCCGACGAAATTCGTACTGAATATGAAGTTGCGGTGCAGATGGAGCAACAGTTACGTACGTCTCGCAATGAAGATGTCACTCGCACGACGATCCTGACTGTCAGCCTTTACCTGATATTTGTCTTGTCCATCAGCGGACTCGTAGCCTTCGTCGGTCGACGCGACATGCTTATGTTATCGGGGAGTTATAGCGATAATTTGAAACTGCAAGAAGACCACGCCTTACGTTTGCAGCATGTTGCTTGGTTGCGCAACGGTCAGAGCGAGTTGGCTGAGCAGGTGCTCGGCCAACTAACGCTAAATCTTTTGGGTCGAAACGTGCTGCAGTTTTTCGCTCAGTTTCTGGGAACAGCCGTCGCAGCGATGTATGTTCGTCAGGAGAACGGAGGGTTTCGACGCATCGCTTCTTATGGTTTTTCCCGCGAACAAGAACAGCATGAACAGTCTATCTACAGCGGCGAAGGTGTGATCGGTCAAGCGGCCCAGCAGGATAAGATCATCACGCTGGACGAGGTACCACAAGACTACTTTAAGGTCAGTTCCGGGTTGGGCGAAGGTTCGCCACGTAGCGTCATTGTTGTTCCGACCAGCAACGATGATGAGGTCAATGGGGTAATAGAACTCGGTTTCTTGCGTCCGCTAACCGAGCGTGACGTCGAATTTATGCAGGTGATTTCCGATAATATTGGCACCTCTATTGAAGCTGCGAGGTATCGGCAGCGGTTGCAGGAAGTGCTCGCGCAAACCCAGCAGTTGAATGAAGAATTGCAAGTGCAGCAAGAAGAGCTGAAAACCGCCAATGAAGAACTTGAAGAGCAGTCAAGGATTCTTAAGGAGTCCCAAGTTCATTTAGAGACCCAACAGGCAGAGCTGGAGCAAACCAACGAACAGTTGGCCGAGCAAGCCCAAGCCATGGCGGATCAGCGCGATGCGCTAGATCGCAATAACGAAAAACTGAACAATGCTCAAGTTGAACTCGAAGCACGTGCCCATGAGCTGCAACGTTCCAGCAAATACAAATCAGAATTTCTCGCCAACATGTCCCACGAGTTGCGTACGCCGCTGAACAGTTCGTTGATTTTGGCAAAGTTGCTGGCGGAAAACCCCACGGAAAACTTGACTGCGGAGCAGGTTAAATTCGCCGAGTCTATCTATTCGGCTGGCAACGATTTGCTGAATTTGATTAACGATATTCTCGATATTTCAAAAGTCGAAGCCGGCAAGCTGGACATGCGTCCGGAAAACACTAGCGTGGCGCGTTTGGTTGAAGGTCTGCGGGGGATGTTTCAGCCTCTGGCTAATGACAAAAAGCTCGATTTCCAGGTTGAATTGCAGGCGGGGGCGCCAACGATGCTATTCACCGACCGCCAGCGCCTGGAGCAAGTTCTGAAAAACTTGTTATCGAACGCGGTCAAATTCACCGAACGCGGAAGCGTCAGCTTGATCGTTTCGCGCCAGCCTGGTGAGGGCATTACGTTTACGGTGCGCGATTCGGGGATCGGTATTGCTGAGGAGCATCAAGAGAGTATTTTCGAGGCCTTCCGTCAGGCTGACGGCACCACGAATCGACGTTATGGCGGCACGGGCCTGGGGCTATCGATTTCGCGCGACCTTGCCGGTCTATTGGGTGGATCAATTACTGTCACCAGCGCTCCCGAGCAAGGCAGCATTTTCACATTGGTGCTGCCAGAGCAGTATGTCGAGCAGGTCCAGCTACAATACGGCGAGCAGCCAGCGGTGATTCCAGTGCCCCCCTTGCTGCCGGTGATCGTTCCGGCGACCGCTCTCGTTCAAGAGCCGGTAGCGCTGTTTGCCGATGATCGACATAACGCCCCTTTCAAATCTCGATGCATTTTGGTCATCGAGGACGAGGTCCGTTTTGCGCAGATCCTGTTCGACTTAGCGCACGAACTGGGATACCAGTGCCTAGTGGCTCATGCCGCCGATGACGGTTTTAACTTGGCGGTGCAATTTGTCCCCGATGCGATTTTGCTGGATATGCGCTTGCCCGATCACTCAGGTCTCACGGTCTTGCAGCGTTTGAAAGAGCTGGCGCCTACCCGACACATACCGGTGCACGTGATATCGGTCGAAGATCGGCAAGAGGCGGCCATGCACATGGGGGCGATCGGGTATGCGGTTAAACCGACAACCCGCGAGGAGCTTAAAGACGTTTTTGCCAAGCTCGAAGCCAAGTTAACCCAGAAGGTCAAACGTATCCTGTTGGTTGAAGACGATGCCTTGCAGCGAGACAGTATTGCCCGCCTGATTGGGGATGATGACATCGAAATAACGGCCGTTGGCTTTGCTCAGGATGCGTTGTCACTGCTTCGCGACAACATCTACGACTGTATGATCATCGACCTCAAGCTCCCGGACATGCTGGGCAATGATTTGCTCAAGCGTATGTCAACCGAAGACATCTGCGCATTTCCACCCGTCATCGTCTATACCGGCCGAAACCTGACCCGAGATGAAGAAGCCGAGCTGCTCAAGTATTCACGCTCAATCATTATCAAGGGCGCTCGTTCGCCCGAACGCTTGCTGGATGAAGTGACGTTGTTTCTGCACAAAGTGGAATCTAAACTCTCCAACGAACGCCAGAAGATGCTCAAGACCGCGCGCAGCCGCGACAAGGTGTTCGAGGGGCGAAAAATTTTGGTCGTCGACGACGACGTGCGCAATATCTTCGCACTGACCAGCGCCTTGGAGCATAAAGGCGCCGTGGTTGAAATGGCGCGTAACGGTTTCGAGGCCATCAAAAAACTGGGCGAAGTGGACGATATCGACTTAGTGCTGATGGACGTGATGATGCCGGAAATGGATGGCTACGAAGCCACGATTGAAATTCGCAAAAACCCACGCTGGCGAAAACTGCCAATCATTGCGGTCACCGCCAAGGCGATGAAAGACGATCAGGAGCGCTGCCTGCAGGCCGGTTCCAATGATTATCTGGCCAAGCCTATCGACCTTGATCGACTCTTTTCGTTAATTAGGGTGTGGCTGCCGAAAATGGAACGTTTCTGA
- a CDS encoding AraC family transcriptional regulator, with the protein MIRTTRITDPSYELMDDHNGLSIIYREHGFPCPLVRWHFHKEYELHLIVASSGKVFVGDYIGNFYPESLFLTGPNLPHNWISQVDEDEVVPKRDMLVNFTDELFESGNLVFAELKTLAPLLERAQYGIEFRCKRTIRLAMKLMQKIADSKGISRLGHFFILLELLAASDDIQLLSGTKSPQLPDEHSVDRTNRAVDYIFAHYARELPLEEVAEYLGMKPTYFSRVFKQATGRCFVEFVNRLRISKSCELLAVGDKPVTDVCFESGFNNISNFNRRFQQLKGMTPSHYRRLAVQRLTEQNRY; encoded by the coding sequence ATGATAAGAACAACAAGAATTACCGACCCATCCTATGAGCTCATGGACGACCATAACGGCCTGTCGATCATCTATCGCGAACATGGTTTCCCATGCCCGCTGGTGCGTTGGCATTTTCACAAGGAATATGAGCTGCATCTGATCGTCGCCAGCTCAGGGAAAGTTTTTGTGGGCGATTACATAGGCAATTTCTACCCTGAAAGCTTGTTTTTGACAGGTCCTAACCTGCCGCATAACTGGATCAGCCAGGTCGACGAGGACGAAGTCGTACCCAAGCGCGACATGCTGGTGAATTTTACCGATGAATTATTTGAAAGCGGCAACCTGGTATTTGCCGAACTCAAAACCCTGGCTCCTCTGCTGGAGCGGGCCCAGTATGGGATCGAATTCCGCTGTAAGCGAACCATCCGTCTGGCCATGAAGCTGATGCAAAAAATTGCCGACAGCAAAGGTATCAGCCGCTTGGGGCATTTTTTCATTTTATTGGAGTTGCTGGCGGCCAGCGATGATATTCAATTGCTGTCGGGCACCAAATCGCCACAATTGCCAGATGAACACAGCGTCGACCGAACTAACCGGGCCGTCGACTATATATTTGCCCATTACGCACGCGAGTTACCACTTGAAGAAGTGGCCGAATACCTAGGTATGAAACCAACGTATTTTTCACGAGTGTTCAAGCAAGCCACAGGCCGTTGCTTTGTGGAATTCGTAAACCGGTTGCGTATCAGCAAATCCTGCGAGCTGCTGGCAGTAGGCGACAAGCCCGTGACCGACGTCTGTTTCGAGTCTGGATTTAATAATATTTCGAACTTCAATCGCCGCTTCCAGCAGCTCAAAGGCATGACTCCCTCGCACTATCGTCGATTAGCCGTGCAACGCCTAACGGAACAAAACCGATACTGA